The following are encoded together in the Pseudoxanthomonas sp. YR558 genome:
- a CDS encoding FAD/NAD(P)-binding protein, translating to MRITIVGAGFSGSTLATLLASTDAGAPDVCLVGVDETFARGVAYGEARPEHLLNVRAGHLGAQYDDAGGFARWLSLGERGKDEFLPRVAYGDYLAERLREANETAGNLSLVRQEAIAVSRVGDGFRVHLDDGGYFASDRVVLAVGALPPQRLAGIGPRLAHSARYIGWPWQDDALDRIPADARVLIVGTGLTMADVAATLVARGHRGALTAISRHGLLPQAHAARPGEAIELPPSVQIALRGRSVRGLLAAVRSVVRVAPDWRSVVDALRPHTQAFWRSLPAGERARFLRHLRSYWEVARHRIAPRVADTLAALQASGQLRVRAARLLRAGLRAQGAEVLLRGRGQDRVDVEQYDCIIRATGLDTDIVRSTHPLVSHLVDAGLLAADPHGLGVQAGDDLQVRDRQGDVVRGLFCLGPLLRGQLWEITAVPELRAAAAALASRLQETPCAGVARRGAVARELALSAGL from the coding sequence ATGCGCATCACCATCGTGGGAGCGGGTTTCAGCGGCAGTACGCTGGCGACCTTGCTGGCATCGACCGACGCCGGCGCGCCGGACGTCTGCCTGGTCGGTGTGGACGAGACGTTTGCGCGCGGCGTCGCGTATGGCGAGGCGCGCCCCGAGCATCTGCTGAACGTGCGGGCGGGACATCTCGGTGCGCAGTACGACGATGCCGGCGGCTTCGCGCGCTGGTTGAGCCTGGGCGAACGGGGCAAGGACGAATTCCTGCCGCGCGTCGCGTACGGCGACTATCTTGCGGAACGCCTGCGTGAGGCCAACGAAACGGCGGGGAACCTGTCGCTGGTGCGGCAGGAGGCCATCGCGGTCAGTCGCGTCGGCGACGGCTTCCGCGTGCATCTGGACGATGGCGGCTATTTCGCCAGCGATCGCGTGGTGCTCGCCGTCGGTGCGCTGCCGCCGCAACGGTTGGCCGGCATCGGCCCGCGACTGGCGCATAGCGCACGCTACATCGGCTGGCCATGGCAGGACGATGCGCTGGATCGTATTCCCGCCGATGCGCGTGTGCTGATCGTCGGCACTGGCCTGACGATGGCCGACGTGGCGGCCACGCTCGTTGCGCGCGGGCATCGTGGCGCGCTGACCGCGATCTCTCGACACGGGCTGCTGCCCCAGGCGCATGCGGCGAGGCCGGGCGAGGCGATCGAGCTGCCTCCCAGCGTGCAGATCGCCCTGCGCGGGCGCAGCGTGCGTGGGCTGCTCGCGGCGGTGCGTTCGGTTGTGCGTGTGGCGCCGGACTGGCGCAGCGTCGTGGATGCGCTGCGACCGCACACCCAGGCGTTCTGGCGCAGCCTGCCTGCAGGCGAACGTGCGCGCTTCCTGCGCCACCTGCGTTCGTACTGGGAAGTGGCGCGCCATCGCATTGCGCCGCGCGTCGCCGATACCCTGGCCGCGCTGCAGGCGAGTGGACAGCTGCGCGTGCGCGCTGCCCGCCTGCTGCGCGCCGGCCTGCGCGCGCAGGGCGCGGAGGTGCTGCTGCGGGGGCGTGGCCAGGACCGTGTCGATGTCGAACAGTACGACTGCATCATCCGCGCGACCGGACTCGATACCGACATCGTCCGCAGCACGCACCCCTTGGTTTCGCACCTGGTCGACGCAGGCCTGCTGGCGGCGGATCCGCATGGCCTCGGCGTGCAGGCGGGCGACGACCTGCAGGTGCGCGACCGTCAGGGCGACGTCGTGCGCGGGCTGTTCTGCCTCGGCCCGCTGTTGCGTGGGCAGCTGTGGGAAATCACGGCCGTCCCCGAGCTGCGCGCCGCGGCGGCGGCGCTGGCGTCGCGGCTGCAGGAAACCCCGTGCGCAGGCGTTGCACGGCGCGGTGCGGTGGCGCGGGAGCTCGCCCTTTCCGCCGGCTTGTAG
- a CDS encoding FAD-linked oxidase C-terminal domain-containing protein, with the protein MDATLPPDLHTAMSARLGDGWLTGDACRPFGGDDSRRWAMPAAVALPRTPDDVVALVRACRLQGVPIIARGAGTGTTGAAVPTQGGVVVSFSRMNRILDVRAADRCVVVEPGVVNGELQQALMPHGLFWPPDPSSADLCSVGGNLATNAGGPRAVKYGTARDNVLGLVAVTGAGELIQCGGAYTKDATGYDLTHLLVGSEGTLALIVEATLKLAPRARAQAGLRVLYRDAATAAAAVSRIMARPATPAMLEFMDRSAIALIRRNGSDVPDAGAMLLVEADGDDDTLPYALQALAEAAEGDGMIALDVATDGGARDRLWAARRALSPALRTIKPGKINEDVVVPVSRIPDLVAAMEALSHEVDLPVVVFGHAGNGNLHVNLMYDDSDAAETARAHAALPKIFMQVLALGGTLSGEHGIGLSKRDFMADAFTTATLDAMRAVKAALDPDGILNPGKVLPPRQG; encoded by the coding sequence ATGGATGCAACGCTGCCCCCCGACCTGCACACCGCGATGTCGGCCCGCCTGGGCGATGGCTGGCTGACCGGCGATGCCTGCCGTCCGTTCGGCGGCGATGATTCGCGCCGATGGGCGATGCCTGCCGCCGTCGCATTGCCGCGCACACCCGACGATGTGGTCGCGCTGGTGCGCGCATGCCGCCTGCAAGGCGTGCCGATCATTGCGCGCGGGGCCGGCACTGGCACCACCGGGGCGGCAGTGCCCACGCAGGGCGGCGTGGTGGTGTCGTTTTCGCGGATGAACCGCATTCTTGACGTGCGCGCAGCCGATCGCTGCGTGGTGGTGGAACCTGGCGTGGTGAATGGCGAGCTGCAGCAGGCGCTGATGCCGCATGGCCTGTTCTGGCCGCCGGACCCGTCCAGCGCGGACCTTTGCAGTGTGGGCGGCAACCTTGCGACCAACGCCGGGGGGCCACGCGCGGTGAAGTACGGCACCGCGCGCGACAATGTCCTGGGCCTGGTCGCGGTGACAGGCGCCGGCGAGTTGATCCAGTGCGGCGGCGCGTACACGAAGGATGCGACCGGCTACGACCTCACCCATCTGCTCGTGGGCAGCGAAGGGACGTTGGCCTTGATCGTCGAAGCGACGCTGAAGCTCGCGCCCCGTGCACGCGCGCAAGCCGGGTTGCGCGTGCTGTATCGCGACGCCGCCACCGCCGCGGCGGCGGTCTCGCGGATCATGGCGCGGCCGGCGACGCCGGCAATGCTCGAGTTCATGGATCGCAGCGCTATTGCGCTGATCCGCCGCAATGGCAGCGACGTGCCCGACGCGGGCGCGATGTTGCTGGTCGAGGCCGATGGCGACGACGACACGCTGCCCTATGCATTGCAGGCATTGGCCGAGGCGGCGGAAGGCGACGGCATGATCGCGCTGGATGTCGCGACCGACGGCGGCGCGCGCGACCGGCTTTGGGCCGCGCGCCGCGCACTGTCGCCGGCGCTGCGCACGATCAAGCCCGGCAAGATCAACGAGGATGTGGTGGTGCCCGTATCGCGCATCCCCGACCTGGTCGCCGCCATGGAAGCGCTGTCGCATGAGGTGGATCTTCCGGTCGTCGTGTTCGGCCATGCCGGCAACGGCAACCTGCACGTCAACCTCATGTACGACGACAGCGATGCCGCCGAGACAGCGCGCGCGCACGCCGCATTGCCGAAGATCTTCATGCAGGTGCTGGCGCTCGGCGGCACGCTGTCGGGCGAGCACGGCATCGGCCTGAGTAAGCGCGATTTCATGGCCGACGCGTTCACCACCGCCACGCTGGATGCGATGCGCGCGGTGAAGGCGGCGCTGGACCCGGATGGCATCCTCAATCCGGGTAAGGTATTACCGCCACGCCAGGGTTGA